In one window of Gossypium arboreum isolate Shixiya-1 chromosome 4, ASM2569848v2, whole genome shotgun sequence DNA:
- the LOC108467519 gene encoding 26S proteasome non-ATPase regulatory subunit 7 homolog B-like: MDVIKTQQISSRPIEKVIVHPLVLLSIVDNYNRVAKDTRKRVIGVLLGTSFKGTVDVTNSYAVPFEEDEKDPSIWFLDHNYHESMFSMFKRINAKEHVVGWYSTGPKLRENDLDIHRLFHKYDSVILKFIPLIDCFWCFGYVPNPVLVIIDVQPKELGIPTKAYYDVEEVKENATQKSQKVFVHVPSEIAAHEVEEIGVEHLLRDVKDTTISTLATEVTGKLTALKGLDARLREIRGYLDLVIDEKLPLNHEILYHLQLN, encoded by the exons ATGGACGTGATCAAAACACAGCAAATATCGTCTCGGCCGATTGAGAAGGTGATAGTCCACCCTTTGGTTCTCCTCAGTATCGTGGACAACTACAATCGCGTCGCCAAAGACACCCGTAAGCGCGTCATCGGAGTCCTTCTTGGCACCTCCTTCAAAGGCACCGTTGACGTCACCAACAGCTATGCAG TGCCTTTTGAGGAAGATGAGAAGGACCCGAGTATATGGTTCCTTGACCACAACTACCATGAATCAATGTTTTCAATGTTCAAAAGGATTAATG CCAAGGAGCATGTTGTTGGTTGGTATAGCACTGGCCCAAAATTACGGGAAAATGATCTAGACATTCACAGATTATTCCACAAGTATGATTC TGTCATTTTGAAGTTCATTCCATTGATTGACTGCTTTTGGTGTTTCGGCTATGTCCCAAATCCTGTCTTGGTGATTATTGATGTCCAACCTAAGGAGTTGGGGATACCCACTAAGGCCTACTATGATGTTGAAGAGGTCAAGGAG AATGCTACTCAAAAGAGTCAAAAGGTTTTTGTTCATGTTCCATCTGAAATTGCTGCTCACGAAGTTGAGGAGATTG GAGTGGAACACTTGCTTAGGGATGTAAAGGATACAACAATTAGTACACTTGCAACTGAG GTCACAGGGAAACTCACAGCTTTGAAGGGTTTGGATGCGAGGTTACGGGAGATACGCGGTTACCTTGATCTTGTTATTGATGAGAAGCTTCCTTTGAATCATGAAATACTTTACCATTTACAGTTAAACTAA